The segment TCGGTGCGGCGGAACAGGTACGGGTTTTCCGATGATCCCTCGATCGTGTCAGCCGCCTGAGCATTCACCACCAGGTCGATGAAACCCTGAGAAAAGCCCAGCGGCGTGTCGATGGCCAGCACTACGGGTGCCGATTCGAAGCGATTGGCGTCCAGCCCGCAAAGGCCCAGCAGCCGGGAAATGAAGCCACCTGTATCGGCAGACTGGTTGATGGGACGACGCAGATTGCCTCGCCATGGGCGACCCAGGAGATTCCGCTGGCTATCGAGCGCAACCAGGGCATCGCGGCTGCTCGGGTTCTTGTCGCAGTTCCATCCGCCGACATCCCAGCCGATGAACACCGGGGCCGAAGTATCAGAAGCCATGCCTTTCCCCTTTCCCGCCCTTAGGCCCCGGACTTACCGGCCAACCCGAAGCTTTTCGACAGGCTCGACAAGCCCTTGTCCGTCACGCTCAAGGCTCTAGAATCCAGGTGGCGAGTCACCCAGCCGCGTTTGAGCATCAGCTCCAGCAAGGCGGCACCCAGTGCGCCGCCGATATGGGGCCTGCGCTCGCTCCAGTCCATGCAGGGATAGGCCAGGCGGCGGCGCTGGCGGTTCACCGCGTCGATGTCGATGCCCAGGCGTTCCAGGGCATCGCTGCCGGTTTCGGTGACGCGGTAGTCGCGGCCTTCGGCTTCGATCCAGTTGGCGTGCAGCAAGGCGTCGTGCACCTGCACGGCGACTTCGCCGGCGCAATGGTCGTAGCAGGTGCGCGCAAGGCGCAGCACCGAAGGCGTCGAAGGCTGGAA is part of the Pseudomonas lalkuanensis genome and harbors:
- a CDS encoding ArsR/SmtB family transcription factor produces the protein MDADTADNHLAALAGAIADPARSRMLCSLLDGHARTATELAAVADIGASTASGHFTRLLEQGLVELHVQGRHRYYRLANPQVAQALESLLQLAGVPAAAFQPSTPSVLRLARTCYDHCAGEVAVQVHDALLHANWIEAEGRDYRVTETGSDALERLGIDIDAVNRQRRRLAYPCMDWSERRPHIGGALGAALLELMLKRGWVTRHLDSRALSVTDKGLSSLSKSFGLAGKSGA